A stretch of the Mesorhizobium huakuii genome encodes the following:
- a CDS encoding ABC transporter permease, translating into MRPLHPVSPGLRTVLGISFFVLFVAFWAWITLGGHVNRIFLADPLSMLRDGWRLLVEDRFWLDILITIWRVFGGFVLASVVAVPIGIAMGAWKPVEAFLEPFVSFARYLPASAFIPLLILWAGIGELEKLLVIFVGSVFQIILIVAVKVGSTRRDLVEAAYTLGSTNNGIVKRVIMPANAPEIAETLRLVLGWAWTYVIVAELIGSSSGIGYMIINSQSRLATGQIIFGIIVIGLIGLLSDFAFKAFNRWLFPWSLA; encoded by the coding sequence ATGCGCCCCTTGCATCCAGTCTCGCCGGGCCTGCGAACCGTGCTCGGCATTTCCTTCTTCGTGCTGTTCGTCGCCTTCTGGGCCTGGATCACGCTTGGCGGGCACGTCAACCGCATCTTCCTCGCCGATCCGCTGTCGATGCTGCGAGACGGCTGGCGGCTGCTGGTCGAGGATCGTTTCTGGCTCGACATACTGATCACCATCTGGCGCGTCTTCGGCGGCTTCGTGCTGGCGTCGGTCGTCGCGGTGCCGATCGGCATCGCCATGGGCGCCTGGAAGCCGGTGGAGGCATTCCTGGAACCCTTCGTCTCCTTCGCCCGCTATTTGCCGGCCTCGGCCTTCATTCCGCTGCTCATCCTGTGGGCCGGCATCGGCGAGTTGGAAAAATTGCTGGTCATCTTCGTCGGCTCGGTGTTCCAGATCATCCTGATCGTCGCCGTCAAGGTCGGGTCGACACGGCGCGACCTGGTCGAGGCCGCCTATACGCTGGGCTCGACCAACAACGGTATCGTCAAACGGGTGATCATGCCGGCCAACGCGCCCGAAATCGCCGAGACGCTGCGGCTGGTGCTCGGCTGGGCCTGGACTTATGTCATCGTCGCCGAACTGATCGGCTCGTCCTCGGGCATCGGCTACATGATCATCAACAGCCAGTCACGGCTGGCGACCGGACAGATCATCTTCGGCATCATCGTCATCGGGCTGATTGGGCTGTTGTCCGATTTTGCCTTCAAGGCCTTCAACCGCTGGCTCTTTCCGTGGAGCCTGGCGTGA